The following are encoded together in the Gadus chalcogrammus isolate NIFS_2021 chromosome 2, NIFS_Gcha_1.0, whole genome shotgun sequence genome:
- the LOC130403425 gene encoding uncharacterized protein LOC130403425 has product MAVGCILRVSWFCLLLFGGSLPFPSMKGYSYTSDNPEKVPLAAAPKQAPLNPEEGPGIQGGGAVEFGQKNAEIEDQKLVKPVTFPLNPPNQHDYSFEEQWGSTKPQFPPSDTNGGYSSSALYLDVQAGSQSYSPNLVYEDFSQYPAVEAALLPSTDDDPYTYDSVEAEQSSSWSSDRYITIEEPAFSSNAGNWAQAAQTISAQILEAEAVPSTDTKGGDSSSSLHLDLPSDVQEGSQSYSPNLVYEDVFQYPAAETAQLPSEQSDFSDFNSVNVVQPSTWSSAPYMTREEEPVYVSNSGDWAQAAPTISEQTLEAEAVPSTDTKGGETSSSLNLNFQAGAQEGSQSYSPNLVDEAVYQYPAAEAEQLHSEGVDASKYDSMNAVQPSTWSSASYMTREEEPVFSSHTGHWAHVAPVETPAYPSFVADFVLDSTSSKAAAQPVLFKPPKKAPQLPSSKWLQRPKKVRDQTASTYVVQSKGSHRRSRQMLSKKKYFSGFPPPPPSVLMALRP; this is encoded by the exons ATGGCTGTTGGGTGTATTCTCAG AGTGTCttggttttgtttgttgctGTTTGGTGGCAGTCTTCCTTTTCCATCAATGAAGG gTTACAGCTATACCTCTGACAATCCTGAAAAAGTCCCACTAGCTGCAGCTCCAAAGCAGGCACCGTTGAACCCCGAGGAAGGGCCGGGGATCCAGGGAGGCGGAGCTGTGGAGTTTGGCCAGAAAAATGCTGAGATTGAAGACCAGAAACTTGTCAAGCCAGTGACATTCCCTCTAAACCCTCCCAACCAGCATGATTACTCTTTTGAGGAGCAATGGGGTAGCACTAAGCCTCAGTTCCCACCCTCTGACACTAATGGGGGTTACTCTAGCTCTGCACTGTACCTCGATGTCCAGGCTGGTTCACAAAGCTATTCCCCTAACCTTGTCTATGAGGACTTTTCTCAATACCCAGCTGTTGAAGCTGCACTGCTTCCTTCAACAGATGATGACCCCTACACCTATGACTCTGTGGAAGCGGAACAGTCAAGCAGTTGGTCCTCTGATCGTTACATTACCATAGAAGAGCCGGCGTTCTCCAGTAATGCAGGTAACTGGGCCCAGGCCGCGCAGACCATTAGCGCACAGATCCTGGAGGCTGAAGCAGTACCTAGTACGGACACTAAAGGGGGTGACTCTAGCTCTTCACTGCACCTTGACCTCCCATCTGATGTACAAGAGGGTTCACAAAGCTATTCCCCTAACCTAGTCTATGAGGATGTTTTTCAATACCCTGCTGCTGAAACTGCACAGCTTCCTTCAGAACAGAGTGACTTCTCCGACTTCAACTCTGTGAATGTGGTCCAGCCAAGCACTTGGTCTTCTGCTCCCTACATGACTAGAGAAGAGGAGCCGGTTTACGTCAGTAATTCAGGTGACTGGGCCCAGGCAGCGCCGACCATTAGCGAACAGACTCTGGAGGCTGAAGCAGTACCTAGTACTGACACTAAAGGGGGTGAGACTAGCTCTTCACTGAACCTCAACTTCCAAGCTGGTGCACAAGAAGGTTCACAAAGCTATTCCCCTAACCTTGTCGATGAGGCTGTTTATCAATACCCAGCTGCTGAAGCTGAACAGCTTCATTCAGAGGGGGTTGATGCCTCCAAGTATGACTCCATGAACGCAGTCCAGCCAAGCACTTGGTCCTCGGCTTCCTACATGACCAGAGAAGAGGAGCCGGTATTCTCCAGTCATACAGGTCACTGGGCCCATGTTGCTCCTGTGGAAACCCCTGCCTATCCAAGCTTTGTGGCTGATTTCGTCTTGGACTCGACTTCAAGTAAAGCCGCTGCACAACCAGTCCTCTTCAAGCCACCGAAGAAGGCTCCTCAGCTTCCCAGCTCCAAGTGGCTTCAGAGGCCAAAGAAGGTGAGGGACCAGACTGCATCTACCTACGTTGTCCAATCCAAGGGCTCACACCGTCGAAGCCGCCAGATGTTATCCAAGAAGAAGTATTTCAGCGgtttccctccaccgcccccATCCGTGCTTATGGCTCTGAGACCGTAA
- the LOC130403405 gene encoding uncharacterized protein LOC130403405, whose amino-acid sequence MAVGCIFRVSWFCLLLFGGSLPFPSMKGYSYTSDNPEIGVDKDDELHTSHTVRFDAYSQEKGYSDRSKKVPLATAPKQAPLNPEEGPGIQGGGAVEFGQKNAEIEDQKLVKPVTFPLNPPNQHDYSFEEQWGSTKPQFPPSDTNGGYSSSALYLDVQAGSQSYSPNLVYEDFSQYPAVEAALLPSTDDDPYTYDSVKAEQSSSWSSDRYITREEPAFSSNAGNWAQAAQTISAQILEAEAVPSTDTKGGDSSSSLHLDLPADVQEGSQSYSPNLVYEDVFQYPAAETAQLPSEESDLSDYNSVNVVQPSTWSSAPYMTREEEPVYVSNSGDWAQAVPTISEQTLEAEAVPSTDTKGGDSSSSLNLNFQAGAQEGSQSYSPNLVDEAVYQYPAAEAEQLHSEGVDASKYDSMNAVQPSTWSSAAYMTREEEPVFSSHTGHWAHAAPVETPAYPSYVADLGLDSTSSKAAAQPVLFEPPKKAPQLPSSKWLQRPKKVRDQTASTYVVQSKGSHRRSRQMLSKKKYFSGFPPPPPSVLMALRP is encoded by the exons ATGGCTGTTGGGTGCATTTTCAG AGTGTCttggttttgtttgttgctGTTTGGTGGCAGTCTTCCTTTTCCATCAATGAAGG GTTACAGCTATACCTCTGACAATCCTGAAATTGGGGTTGATAAAGATGACGAGCTACACACTTCTCATACTGTAAGGTTTGATGCATATAGCCAAGAAAAAGGCTATTCAGACCGAAGCAAAAAAGTCCCACTAGCTACAGCTCCAAAGCAGGCACCGTTGAACCCCGAGGAAGGGCCGGGGATCCAGGGAGGCGGAGCTGTGGAGTTTGGCCAGAAAAATGCTGAGATTGAAGACCAGAAACTTGTCAAGCCAGTGACATTCCCTCTAAACCCTCCCAACCAGCATGATTACTCGTTTGAGGAGCAGTGGGGCAGCACGAAGCCTCAGTTCCCACCCTCTGACACTAATGGGGGTTACTCTAGCTCTGCACTGTACCTCGATGTCCAGGCTGGTTCACAAAGCTATTCCCCTAACCTTGTCTATGAGGACTTTTCTCAATACCCAGCTGTTGAAGCTGCACTGCTTCCTTCAACAGATGATGACCCCTACACCTATGACTCTGTGAAAGCGGAACAGTCAAGCAGTTGGTCCTCTGATCGTTACATTACCAGAGAAGAGCCGGCGTTCTCCAGTAATGCAGGTAACTGGGCCCAGGCCGCGCAGACCATTAGCGCACAGATCCTGGAGGCTGAAGCAGTACCTAGTACGGACACTAAAGGGGGTGACTCTAGCTCTTCACTGCACCTTGACCTCCCAGCTGATGTACAAGAGGGTTCACAAAGCTATTCCCCTAACCTAGTCTATGAGGATGTTTTTCAATACCCTGCTGCTGAAACTGCACAGCTTCCTTCAGAAGAGAGTGACCTCTCCGACTACAACTCTGTGAATGTGGTCCAGCCAAGCACTTGGTCTTCTGCTCCCTACATGACTAGAGAAGAGGAGCCGGTTTACGTCAGTAATTCAGGTGACTGGGCCCAGGCAGTGCCGACCATTAGCGAACAGACTCTGGAGGCTGAAGCAGTACCTAGTACTGACACTAAAGGGGGTGACTCTAGCTCTTCACTGAACCTCAACTTCCAAGCTGGTGCACAAGAAGGTTCACAAAGCTATTCCCCTAACCTTGTCGATGAGGCTGTTTATCAATACCCAGCTGCTGAAGCTGAACAGCTTCATTCAGAGGGGGTTGACGCCTCCAAGTATGACTCCATGAACGCAGTCCAGCCAAGCACTTGGTCCTCGGCTGCCTACATGACCAGAGAAGAGGAGCCGGTATTCTCCAGTCATACAGGTCACTGGGCCCATGCTGCTCCTGTTGAAACCCCTGCCTACCCAAGCTATGTGGCTGATTTAGGCTTGGACTCTACTTCAAGTAAAGCCGCTGCACAACCAGTCCTCTTCGAGCCACCGAAGAAGGCTCCTCAGCTTCCCAGCTCCAAGTGGCTTCAGAGGCCAAAGAAGGTGAGGGACCAGACTGCATCTACCTACGTTGTCCAATCCAAGGGCTCACACCGCCGAAGCCGCCAGATGTTATCCAAGAAGAAGTACTTCAGCGgtttccctccaccgcccccATCCGTGCTTATGGCTCTGAGACCGTAA
- the LOC130403335 gene encoding uncharacterized protein LOC130403335: MAVGCILRVSWFCLLLFGGSLPFPSMKGYSYTSKTDHPEIGGDKDDQLKTSQTLRFDAYSQEKGYSDRSKKVPLAAAPKQAPLNPEEGPGIQGGGAVEFGQKNAEIEDQKLVKPVTFPLNPPNQHDYSFEEQWGSTKPQFPPSVTKGGDSSSALYLDVQAGSQSYSPNLVYEDFSQYPAAETAPIPSTDDDPYTYDSVKAEQPSSWSSDRYITREEPAFSSNAGNWAQAAQTISAQILEAEAVPSTDTKGGDSSSSLHLDLPADVQEGSQSYSPNLVYEDVFQYPAVETAQLPSTDDDPYTYDSVEAEQSSSWSSDRYITREEPAFSSNAGNWAQAAQTISAQILEAEAVPSTDTKGGDSSSSLHLDLPADVQEGSQSYSPNLVYEDVFQYPAAETAQLPSEESDLSDYNSVNVVQPSTWSSAPYMTREEEPVYVSNSGDWAQAVPTISEQTLEAEAVPSTDTKGGDSSSSLNLNFQAGAQEGSQSYSPNLVDEAVYQYPAAEAEQLHSEGVDASKYDSMNAVQPSTWSSAAYMTREEEPVFSSHTGHWAHAAPVETPAYPSYVADLGFDSTSSKAAAQPVLFEPPKKAPQLPSSKWLQRPKKVRDQTASTYVVQSKGSHRRSRQMLSKKKYFSGFPPPPPSVLMALRP; the protein is encoded by the exons ATGGCTGTTGGGTGCATTCTCAG AGTATCGTGGTTTTGTTTGTTGCTGTTTGGTGGCAGTCTTCCTTTTCCATCAATGAAGG gttACAGCTATACCTCCAAGACTGACCATCCTGAAATTGGGGGTGATAAAGATGACCAGCTAAAAACTTCTCAAACTCTAAGGTTTGATGCATATAGCCAAGAAAAAGGATATTCCGACCGAAGCAAAAAAGTCCCACTAGCTGCAGCTCCAAAGCAGGCACCGTTGAACCCCGAGGAAGGGCCGGGGATCCAGGGAGGCGGAGCTGTGGAGTTTGGACAGAAAAATGCTGAGATTGAAGACCAGAAACTTGTCAAGCCAGTGACATTCCCTCTAAACCCTCCCAACCAGCATGATTACTCTTTTGAGGAGCAGTGGGGCAGCACGAAGCCTCAGTTCCCACCCTCTGTCACTAAAGGGGGTGACTCTAGCTCTGCGCTGTACCTCGATGTCCAGGCTGGTTCACAAAGCTATTCCCCTAACCTTGTCTATGAGGACTTTTCTCAATACCCTGCTGCTGAAACTGCACCGATTCCTTCAACAGATGATGACCCCTACACCTATGACTCTGTGAAAGCGGAACAGCCAAGCAGTTGGTCCTCTGATCGTTACATTACCAGAGAAGAGCCGGCGTTCTCCAGTAATGCAGGTAACTGGGCCCAGGCCGCGCAGACCATTAGCGCACAGATCCTGGAGGCTGAAGCAGTACCTAGTACGGACACTAAAGGGGGTGACTCTAGCTCTTCACTGCACCTTGACCTCCCAGCTGATGTACAAGAGGGTTCACAAAGCTATTCCCCTAACCTAGTCTATGAGGATGTTTTTCAATACCCAGCTGTTGAAACTGCACAGCTTCCTTCAACAGATGATGACCCCTACACCTATGACTCTGTGGAAGCGGAACAGTCAAGCAGTTGGTCCTCTGATCGTTACATTACCAGAGAAGAGCCGGCGTTCTCCAGTAATGCAGGTAACTGGGCCCAGGCCGCGCAGACCATTAGCGCACAGATCCTGGAGGCTGAAGCAGTACCTAGTACGGACACTAAAGGGGGTGACTCTAGCTCTTCACTGCACCTTGACCTCCCAGCTGATGTACAAGAGGGTTCACAAAGCTATTCCCCTAACCTAGTCTATGAGGATGTTTTTCAATACCCTGCTGCTGAAACTGCACAGCTTCCTTCAGAAGAGAGTGACCTCTCCGACTACAACTCTGTGAATGTGGTCCAGCCAAGCACTTGGTCTTCTGCTCCCTACATGACTAGAGAAGAGGAGCCGGTTTACGTCAGTAATTCAGGTGACTGGGCCCAGGCAGTGCCGACCATTAGCGAACAGACTCTGGAGGCTGAAGCAGTACCTAGTACTGACACTAAAGGGGGTGACTCTAGCTCTTCACTGAACCTCAACTTCCAAGCTGGTGCACAAGAAGGTTCACAAAGCTATTCCCCTAACCTTGTCGATGAGGCTGTTTATCAATACCCAGCTGCTGAAGCTGAACAGCTTCATTCAGAGGGGGTTGACGCCTCCAAGTATGACTCCATGAACGCAGTCCAGCCAAGCACTTGGTCCTCGGCTGCCTACATGACCAGAGAAGAGGAGCCGGTATTCTCCAGTCATACAGGTCACTGGGCCCATGCTGCTCCTGTTGAAACCCCTGCCTACCCAAGCTATGTGGCTGATTTAGGCTTTGACTCTACTTCAAGTAAAGCCGCTGCACAACCAGTCCTCTTCGAGCCACCGAAGAAGGCTCCTCAGCTTCCCAGCTCCAAGTGGCTTCAGAGGCCAAAGAAGGTGAGGGACCAGACTGCATCTACCTACGTTGTCCAATCCAAGGGCTCACACCGCCGAAGCCGCCAGATGTTATCCAAGAAGAAGTACTTCAGCGgtttccctccaccgcccccATCCGTGCTTATGGCTCTGAGACCGTAA